A single region of the Syntrophotaleaceae bacterium genome encodes:
- a CDS encoding metalloregulator ArsR/SmtB family transcription factor: MENSTFDKSKSYEREADILKVLGHPVRLKIVAGLLSESCNVKKIWECLDLPQATVSQHLALLKNKGIIEGRRNGVEVYYSVVSVRARRIIEALFVNLTRS; this comes from the coding sequence ATGGAAAACTCGACCTTCGACAAAAGTAAAAGCTACGAACGGGAAGCCGATATCCTGAAAGTTCTGGGTCATCCGGTCCGGCTCAAAATCGTGGCCGGTCTCCTCTCCGAATCCTGCAATGTCAAAAAAATCTGGGAATGTCTTGATCTGCCGCAGGCTACGGTCTCTCAACACCTGGCCCTCCTGAAAAACAAAGGCATAATTGAAGGACGACGCAACGGGGTAGAGGTTTACTATTCAGTTGTCTCCGTCCGAGCCCGCCGGATTATCGAGGCCCTGTTCGTGAACCTGACCCGGTCATGA
- a CDS encoding DUF3108 domain-containing protein, with translation MRALFSNRWFQRRSLIVLALVCSCYAVGWRGARAESPTTIARVPVPMEENLSYDISFLWFDRLAEANLSFTAGPKPGLWQSELEAKTLGVAAWLTRDRIQRYGSVMDFDPQGRLRSLRYDADIIKTKEGRRHSRLKSYLFDHQKGRILQQVTRNGKTKPPESMTMPKEIPNDILTAFYNFRRGVYGELKAGGHYRIPTLGKGERSDIFVDIYEDDQRPAGRGFPKGGLLAKVRLDPEVFDTGQGVLYIWFDNQRRPALVLVEDVVGLGNVRCILREGERPS, from the coding sequence ATGAGAGCGCTCTTTTCGAATCGTTGGTTTCAGCGCAGGTCGCTGATTGTCCTTGCCCTGGTCTGCAGCTGTTATGCTGTCGGATGGAGAGGGGCAAGAGCTGAGTCGCCCACGACAATAGCTCGGGTGCCGGTGCCGATGGAGGAGAATCTTTCCTACGACATCTCCTTCCTCTGGTTTGACAGGCTGGCCGAAGCCAACCTCTCCTTTACCGCCGGACCGAAACCGGGACTCTGGCAATCCGAGCTGGAAGCCAAGACCCTTGGAGTCGCGGCCTGGCTGACCCGGGACCGCATCCAGCGGTACGGCTCCGTGATGGATTTCGACCCGCAGGGCCGGCTGAGGTCGCTGCGCTATGATGCCGATATCATCAAAACCAAGGAGGGGAGGCGCCACAGCCGCCTGAAAAGCTATCTGTTCGATCATCAGAAGGGTCGCATTCTGCAGCAGGTCACCAGAAACGGCAAAACCAAACCTCCGGAAAGTATGACCATGCCCAAAGAGATTCCCAATGATATTTTGACCGCCTTCTACAATTTCCGGCGGGGGGTTTATGGTGAATTGAAAGCGGGCGGACACTATCGGATCCCCACTCTGGGCAAGGGAGAACGATCGGACATTTTTGTCGATATTTATGAGGATGACCAGCGCCCCGCCGGCCGCGGTTTTCCAAAAGGGGGACTGCTGGCAAAGGTCAGGCTCGATCCGGAGGTCTTCGATACGGGTCAGGGGGTGCTGTATATCTGGTTTGACAATCAGCGTCGACCGGCCCTGGTCCTCGTCGAGGACGTGGTCGGGCTGGGGAATGTGCGCTGCATTCTGCGGGAAGGGGAGAGGCCGTCTTGA
- a CDS encoding putative manganese-dependent inorganic diphosphatase yields MNRETVYVIGHRNPDTDSICSAIAYAELLRHQGRSGVCAARAGTLNRQTEFVLDRLGVSAPVLLTDVSPRVRDVVRMPAVTIDGEAPLAHALELLHQHDIRMLPVVDPEGLPQGLLFLKRAAEKFLIPGQTENLRRVLTSPEALTRCLRADVLHQIDAGEPEELELYVGAMAFETFQDKLTGLDPRRLLVVTGDRDDVLRHAVTLGVRILVITGNPVIHDDLLAEARRHRVTLLRTAFDTANSAWLIRLSTPVHCLMEQDAPTVGMNDSLDHLRLKLLHGNVPGMMVLNGSGKVAAVATKSSLLVESPVKLVLVDHNELSQAVAGADRVEILEVVDHHRLGNFHTDAPIRFVNQPVGSTCSVVAGLYRQAGLDPDPVGAGLLLAGLLSDTVILKSPTTTDIDRELAGWLGRLANLDIQEFGRSMFAAGSALSAYSTVKDLLLADFKEYQAGNRLFGVGQVEVVGFEEFYRVKEKIAEELSALRSSRKMTAAGLLVTDIVHETSLLLADGEAELPYLIGYPECEPGLYELKGVLSRKKQLVPHLLKVLKG; encoded by the coding sequence TTGAACAGAGAAACCGTTTACGTCATTGGACACCGGAATCCGGACACCGATTCCATCTGCAGCGCCATCGCCTACGCCGAACTGCTGCGTCATCAGGGCCGTTCGGGCGTCTGCGCAGCCCGGGCCGGGACTCTCAACCGTCAGACGGAGTTCGTGCTGGACCGGCTCGGCGTGTCGGCGCCTGTTTTGCTGACCGATGTGTCTCCCCGGGTCAGAGACGTGGTCCGGATGCCCGCCGTCACCATCGACGGGGAAGCGCCGCTGGCCCATGCCCTGGAGCTTCTGCACCAGCACGACATCCGCATGCTGCCGGTGGTGGATCCGGAGGGGTTGCCCCAGGGCCTGCTGTTTCTGAAACGGGCGGCTGAAAAATTCCTGATCCCCGGACAGACGGAGAATCTGCGCAGGGTGCTGACGTCACCTGAAGCTCTGACCCGCTGCCTGCGGGCAGATGTGCTGCATCAGATTGATGCCGGCGAACCCGAAGAACTGGAACTCTACGTCGGAGCCATGGCTTTCGAAACCTTCCAGGACAAACTCACCGGCCTCGATCCGCGCCGTCTCCTCGTGGTGACGGGAGATCGTGACGATGTGCTGCGCCACGCCGTTACCCTTGGAGTCCGGATTCTGGTGATTACCGGCAATCCGGTTATCCACGACGATCTGCTGGCCGAAGCCAGACGCCATCGGGTCACCCTTCTGCGCACCGCATTCGATACCGCCAACAGCGCCTGGCTGATTCGATTGTCGACGCCGGTTCACTGCCTGATGGAACAGGATGCGCCCACCGTCGGTATGAACGACTCTCTGGATCATCTGCGCCTGAAGCTTCTTCATGGGAATGTTCCGGGCATGATGGTCCTCAACGGCAGCGGCAAGGTGGCCGCAGTCGCCACCAAGAGCAGCCTGCTGGTCGAATCGCCGGTCAAGCTGGTGCTTGTCGACCATAACGAACTGTCGCAGGCCGTGGCGGGCGCCGACCGGGTAGAGATACTGGAAGTGGTCGATCACCACCGGCTGGGTAATTTTCACACCGATGCACCGATCCGTTTCGTCAACCAGCCGGTCGGCAGTACCTGCTCCGTGGTTGCAGGCCTCTATCGCCAGGCAGGTCTCGACCCCGATCCGGTTGGGGCCGGCTTGCTGCTGGCCGGGCTGCTGTCGGATACGGTCATCCTGAAATCCCCGACCACCACCGATATCGATCGTGAACTGGCCGGATGGCTCGGCCGCCTGGCGAACCTCGATATCCAGGAATTCGGCCGCAGCATGTTTGCGGCCGGCAGCGCCCTGAGCGCCTATTCCACAGTCAAGGATCTGCTCCTGGCCGATTTCAAGGAATATCAGGCCGGCAACCGGCTATTCGGCGTCGGCCAGGTCGAAGTGGTCGGTTTCGAGGAATTCTACCGGGTCAAGGAGAAAATTGCCGAAGAGCTGTCCGCCCTGCGCAGCAGCCGGAAAATGACCGCAGCAGGCCTGCTGGTGACGGACATCGTTCACGAAACCAGTCTGCTGCTGGCGGACGGCGAGGCGGAACTGCCGTATCTGATCGGCTATCCCGAATGCGAGCCCGGGCTTTACGAGCTGAAGGGGGTTCTGTCTCGGAAAAAACAGCTTGTCCCCCATCTGTTGAAGGTATTGAAAGGATAA
- a CDS encoding thioredoxin domain-containing protein gives MNHLERQEIVNRLSAIDTSKLPPDGGDEYNRLIFEKSPYLLQHATNPVDWFPWGEEAFEKARREDKPVLVSIGYSTCHWCHVMEEESFQDPEVGKTLNRHIVSIKVDREERPDLDNIYMAATQVLTGTAGWPLNIFLTPDKKPFFAATYLPRENQDGKAGIIEVIERISGLWKDNREDLLQTSEQVTSSLTQLSETAVEAQAALVDEPLIISYNSFFETFDKDRGGFGEAPKFPLPHNVSLLLRLWDRLNLENAHAMALRTLQHIRLGGIYDQIGFGVHRYSVDRFWRVPHFEKMLYDQALLILASLEALQASGDRFFRTMAEEVLEYVTRDLLREDGAFCSGEDADTEGEEGAFYLWTLDQLQEVLGVEHGTVFGHCYEVSWEGNFDGKNILRLEMDVNQWAAYFGIEPQRLGDVLALGRQKLFAARQQRIRPHRDDKVLTAWNGLTIAALARGSAVLDDPGHLQQATKAADFILDRMRDPNGRLLRRYREGEAAVPAFLEDYAFFCWGLCEIYQAGFETRYLKAALELTRDMEAVFSDGKGHYYDTAEDAEQVLVRHRTILDGAVPAGNSAAAYNLLRLGRLTGDRAMEKRGEEVVKASLPHAARYPTRTSLLRTALDYALGPRQVVVLAPGENPEIVEDMLRALRSRFLPRTLVLKNGPGAEDLAKYAPLVEGKGAINGRTAAYICRGQTCLPPVQSVEELVELLERRE, from the coding sequence ATGAATCATCTGGAACGCCAGGAAATCGTGAATCGCCTCTCCGCCATCGACACGAGCAAACTGCCCCCGGACGGAGGGGATGAATACAATCGGCTGATATTTGAAAAGAGCCCCTACCTGCTGCAGCATGCCACCAATCCCGTCGACTGGTTTCCCTGGGGCGAGGAGGCCTTCGAAAAGGCCCGCCGGGAAGACAAACCGGTTCTGGTCTCCATCGGCTATTCCACCTGCCACTGGTGCCACGTCATGGAAGAGGAATCCTTTCAGGATCCTGAAGTCGGAAAAACCCTCAATCGTCATATCGTCTCCATCAAGGTCGATCGTGAAGAGCGGCCCGACCTGGACAACATTTACATGGCAGCGACCCAGGTGCTGACCGGCACCGCCGGCTGGCCCCTGAATATCTTTTTGACTCCCGACAAAAAGCCTTTTTTTGCAGCCACCTACCTTCCCAGGGAAAACCAGGACGGAAAGGCGGGCATCATCGAGGTCATTGAACGCATCAGCGGCCTGTGGAAGGACAATCGGGAGGACCTTCTCCAAACCAGCGAACAGGTGACCTCCTCCCTCACCCAACTTTCCGAAACAGCCGTTGAGGCCCAGGCTGCCCTGGTGGACGAACCCCTGATCATCTCCTACAACAGCTTTTTTGAAACCTTCGACAAGGACCGGGGCGGATTCGGTGAAGCCCCCAAGTTCCCCCTGCCCCACAATGTCTCCCTGCTGCTGCGCCTGTGGGATCGATTGAACCTCGAAAACGCCCATGCCATGGCCCTGCGCACACTGCAACATATCCGCCTTGGAGGAATTTACGACCAGATCGGCTTCGGCGTCCATCGCTATTCGGTGGACCGCTTCTGGCGGGTGCCGCATTTCGAAAAGATGCTCTACGATCAGGCCCTGCTGATCCTGGCCTCCCTGGAAGCCCTGCAGGCCAGTGGAGACCGTTTTTTCCGCACCATGGCCGAGGAGGTCCTCGAATACGTTACGCGGGATCTGCTGCGGGAAGACGGAGCCTTCTGCAGTGGGGAAGATGCCGATACGGAAGGGGAGGAAGGTGCCTTCTACCTCTGGACACTCGATCAGCTGCAGGAGGTTCTGGGGGTCGAGCACGGCACGGTTTTCGGCCACTGTTACGAGGTTTCCTGGGAAGGGAACTTCGACGGAAAGAATATTCTTCGTCTGGAGATGGATGTCAACCAGTGGGCAGCCTACTTCGGCATCGAACCGCAAAGACTGGGGGATGTTTTGGCCCTTGGCCGGCAAAAATTGTTTGCCGCCAGGCAGCAGCGGATACGGCCCCATCGGGATGACAAGGTCCTGACTGCCTGGAACGGATTGACTATCGCCGCTCTGGCGAGGGGATCAGCCGTTCTTGACGATCCCGGGCATTTGCAGCAGGCCACGAAAGCGGCCGATTTCATTCTCGACCGGATGCGCGATCCCAATGGCCGACTGCTGCGCCGCTATCGCGAGGGAGAAGCGGCCGTGCCCGCCTTCCTCGAAGATTACGCCTTTTTCTGTTGGGGATTATGCGAAATTTACCAGGCCGGATTCGAAACCCGCTATCTCAAGGCCGCCCTGGAGTTGACCAGGGATATGGAAGCGGTTTTCAGCGACGGTAAAGGCCATTACTACGACACTGCGGAAGACGCCGAACAGGTTCTGGTCCGGCATCGCACCATCTTGGACGGCGCTGTTCCGGCCGGCAATTCGGCTGCAGCCTACAACCTGCTGCGCCTGGGACGACTGACCGGCGACCGGGCCATGGAAAAGCGCGGCGAAGAGGTCGTCAAGGCGAGCCTCCCCCATGCCGCACGCTACCCGACCAGGACCTCCCTGCTGCGCACAGCTCTCGATTATGCCCTCGGCCCCCGCCAGGTGGTGGTGCTGGCTCCCGGTGAAAATCCGGAAATCGTCGAAGATATGCTGAGAGCCCTGCGGTCCCGTTTTCTGCCGCGAACCCTGGTTTTGAAAAACGGTCCCGGTGCGGAGGACCTGGCAAAATATGCGCCTCTGGTAGAGGGCAAGGGGGCTATAAACGGCCGCACCGCAGCTTATATCTGCCGCGGGCAGACCTGCCTGCCGCCGGTGCAGAGCGTTGAGGAACTGGTGGAGCTGCTGGAACGGCGGGAGTGA
- a CDS encoding KamA family radical SAM protein gives METWQKMLQESITSPSKLTRRFGIDPRPLQEVVQRYPMRVTPYYLSLIGSVGDPIWRQAVPSTEELQQGSCCADPLDEENQSPVPNLVHRYPDRALFMVCSECAMYCRFCTRKRKVGKEQMQITRDTIAGGLDYIRRHPEIRDVILSGGDPLLLDNDRLEAILKELRSIPSVEIIRIGSRIPVVLPQRITPALVRMLHRYHPLYLNTHFNHPDEITPASSRAISRLADAGIPLGNQTVLLRGVNDDPLVMRRLMQKLLAIRVKPYYLYQADLVLGTEHFRTTVEEGLDMIRALRGHTSGMAVPAYVIDAPGGGGKIPLLPEYLQSLGSEVLLKNYQGRNFSYANAMPKEEEGERQVWGW, from the coding sequence ATGGAAACCTGGCAAAAAATGCTGCAGGAAAGTATCACCTCTCCGTCCAAACTGACCCGCCGTTTCGGCATCGATCCAAGACCTCTGCAAGAGGTCGTGCAGCGCTATCCCATGCGGGTGACCCCGTATTACCTGAGCCTGATCGGCTCAGTGGGCGACCCCATCTGGCGCCAGGCTGTTCCTTCAACTGAAGAACTTCAGCAAGGTTCCTGCTGTGCCGATCCTCTTGACGAGGAGAACCAGAGCCCCGTGCCGAACCTGGTGCACCGTTACCCGGACCGTGCGCTCTTCATGGTCTGTTCCGAGTGCGCCATGTATTGCCGGTTCTGCACGCGCAAGCGCAAGGTGGGCAAGGAGCAGATGCAGATTACCCGCGACACCATCGCCGGAGGTCTTGACTACATCCGCCGGCATCCGGAAATCCGCGACGTGATCCTTTCCGGCGGAGATCCCCTGCTGCTCGACAACGACCGACTGGAGGCCATTCTCAAGGAACTGCGTTCCATACCCTCGGTGGAGATCATCCGCATCGGATCCCGCATCCCGGTGGTGCTCCCGCAGAGGATTACGCCGGCCCTGGTGAGAATGCTGCATCGTTACCATCCTTTGTATCTCAACACCCACTTCAACCATCCGGATGAAATCACGCCCGCTTCATCCAGGGCGATCTCCAGATTGGCCGACGCGGGGATCCCGCTTGGCAACCAGACGGTGCTGCTGCGGGGGGTCAATGACGACCCGCTGGTCATGCGCCGGTTGATGCAGAAGCTGCTCGCCATCCGGGTGAAACCCTATTACCTCTATCAGGCGGACCTTGTGCTGGGTACGGAACACTTCCGCACCACTGTCGAGGAGGGGCTGGACATGATCCGCGCCCTGCGCGGCCATACCTCGGGCATGGCGGTGCCGGCCTACGTTATCGACGCCCCTGGTGGAGGGGGCAAGATACCCCTTTTGCCCGAATATCTGCAGTCGCTCGGCAGCGAGGTGCTGCTGAAAAACTACCAGGGCCGCAATTTCAGCTACGCCAACGCCATGCCCAAGGAGGAGGAAGGCGAGAGGCAAGTGTGGGGATGGTAA
- a CDS encoding ATP-grasp domain-containing protein, with translation MKIAVCFNEAPTTVAKGEVIDLLSEQGARHEAEAVLDALKTLKHSIELVPLQEDINDFIAHLKNSGADLVFNICKGFWGDRRREMHLAALLDLLGLTYTGATPYCLGLSQDKARTKDLFSAHRLPTPPYALVRMGGHSPQAKNLGFPLIVKPRFEDASLGITEDSIVYNEKALLKRVRYVHEKYRQDALVEEFIEGRELNVSIFGNGHPEVLPISEIRFDSSLPFPIVSYSGKWVEDSREYDGTRPICPAPLRMREEFLIKDVALRAFKLLDCRDYARVDIRLRNGVPYILEVNAKPDITPEASLARSALSAGMTYPVFIGKLVDFAMKRKPAYA, from the coding sequence ATGAAAATCGCCGTCTGTTTCAATGAAGCTCCCACCACGGTGGCCAAGGGAGAGGTCATCGACCTGCTGTCCGAGCAGGGTGCGCGGCACGAGGCCGAGGCAGTCCTTGACGCTCTTAAAACCTTGAAACACAGCATCGAACTCGTGCCGTTGCAAGAGGATATCAACGATTTTATCGCCCATCTGAAGAACTCCGGGGCCGATTTGGTATTCAATATCTGCAAGGGTTTCTGGGGCGACCGCCGCAGGGAAATGCATCTGGCCGCTCTGCTGGATCTGTTGGGGCTCACCTATACCGGAGCCACCCCCTATTGCCTCGGCCTCAGCCAGGACAAGGCCCGTACCAAGGACCTCTTCAGCGCCCACCGTCTGCCCACCCCTCCCTACGCTCTTGTGCGCATGGGGGGCCATAGTCCGCAAGCGAAAAACCTCGGCTTTCCGCTCATCGTCAAACCGCGCTTTGAAGACGCATCCCTCGGCATCACCGAGGACAGCATCGTCTACAATGAAAAAGCCCTTTTGAAGCGGGTCCGCTACGTTCATGAGAAGTACCGTCAGGACGCCCTGGTCGAGGAATTCATCGAGGGACGGGAGCTCAACGTCTCCATTTTCGGCAACGGCCATCCGGAGGTGCTGCCCATTTCTGAAATCCGTTTCGATTCATCCCTCCCCTTTCCCATCGTCAGTTACAGCGGCAAGTGGGTGGAAGACTCCCGTGAGTACGACGGCACCCGGCCGATATGCCCCGCGCCCCTAAGAATGAGGGAGGAATTCCTGATCAAGGACGTCGCCCTGCGGGCATTCAAATTGCTTGATTGCCGGGATTATGCCCGAGTCGACATCCGGCTTCGCAACGGCGTGCCCTACATCCTCGAGGTCAACGCCAAACCGGACATCACCCCCGAAGCCAGCCTGGCCCGATCTGCCCTTTCCGCCGGCATGACCTACCCGGTGTTTATCGGGAAACTTGTTGATTTCGCAATGAAAAGGAAACCGGCTTATGCGTGA
- the hcp gene encoding hydroxylamine reductase yields MFCNQCEQAAKGIGCSIAGVCGKQPDVAALQDNLLYGLKGLAFFGHKARKLGASDEAVDRFFSEALFATVTNVDFDSARLTQLVNQCHEMKEKARRLYEDSFRAKHGIVPPQFDQGAPGWKPEADLVQQGEQHGIDTHHEDADIRSVIEILIYGLKGMAAYADHARILGKVDEDVTAFFYRALAATADKSLGLMDYVNLAMECGKHNLTVMGLLNAGHVENYGHPVPTPVNTGTKAGKGILVSGHDLKMLEELLKQTEGKGINIYTHSEMLPAHGYPGLKKYQHLAGNYGGAWQDQARELPTFPGAIIFNTNCIQKPADSYKDRLFTWGCTAWPGVKHIDGWDFSAVIDKALASPDLPEAPGKEILVGFGHNAVLGVADKVIEAVKGGAVKHFFLIGGCDGAKPGRNYYTEFAEKVPKDCVILTLACGKYRFNKLDFGDIGGIPRLLDVGQCNDAYSAIQIAVALANAFECGVNDLPLSLILSWYEQKAVVILLTLLHLGIQNIKIGPSLPAFVTPNVLNFLVENFNLAPISTPEEDLRQILG; encoded by the coding sequence ATGTTTTGCAATCAATGTGAACAGGCAGCCAAAGGAATCGGATGCAGCATCGCCGGTGTTTGCGGCAAGCAACCGGACGTGGCGGCTCTGCAGGACAACCTGCTGTACGGCCTCAAAGGTCTGGCATTTTTCGGCCATAAGGCCCGCAAACTCGGAGCTTCCGATGAGGCTGTCGACCGGTTTTTCAGCGAGGCTCTTTTCGCAACCGTGACCAATGTCGACTTCGATTCTGCCCGGCTTACCCAGCTTGTCAATCAGTGTCACGAAATGAAGGAAAAGGCCCGCCGCCTCTATGAAGACTCATTTCGTGCCAAGCACGGTATCGTTCCTCCCCAGTTCGATCAAGGCGCTCCCGGCTGGAAACCTGAAGCCGACCTGGTCCAGCAGGGGGAGCAGCACGGAATCGACACACATCACGAGGATGCCGACATCCGCTCGGTCATTGAAATTTTAATTTACGGCCTCAAGGGGATGGCCGCCTACGCCGATCATGCCCGAATTCTCGGCAAGGTGGATGAGGATGTGACGGCTTTCTTTTACCGTGCTCTGGCGGCGACAGCAGACAAGAGTCTCGGGCTGATGGATTACGTGAACCTGGCCATGGAGTGCGGCAAGCACAACCTCACCGTCATGGGTCTGCTCAACGCGGGCCACGTGGAGAACTACGGTCATCCTGTCCCGACCCCGGTCAACACCGGCACCAAGGCCGGCAAGGGGATTCTGGTCTCGGGCCACGATCTGAAGATGCTCGAGGAACTGCTCAAGCAGACCGAGGGCAAGGGGATCAACATCTACACCCACAGCGAAATGCTGCCGGCCCACGGCTATCCCGGACTGAAAAAATACCAGCACCTGGCCGGCAACTACGGCGGCGCCTGGCAGGATCAGGCCAGGGAATTGCCCACCTTCCCCGGCGCCATCATCTTCAACACCAACTGCATCCAGAAACCGGCCGATAGCTACAAGGACCGCCTGTTCACCTGGGGCTGCACCGCCTGGCCCGGCGTCAAGCACATCGACGGCTGGGATTTTTCGGCGGTCATCGACAAGGCCCTGGCCTCTCCCGACCTGCCTGAAGCGCCCGGCAAGGAGATCCTGGTCGGCTTCGGTCACAATGCGGTGCTCGGCGTAGCCGACAAGGTGATCGAAGCGGTCAAGGGCGGCGCGGTGAAGCACTTCTTCCTCATCGGCGGCTGCGACGGCGCCAAGCCGGGGCGCAACTACTACACCGAATTCGCCGAAAAAGTGCCCAAGGACTGCGTGATCCTGACCCTGGCCTGCGGCAAGTACCGCTTCAACAAGCTCGACTTCGGCGACATCGGCGGCATTCCGCGCCTGCTCGACGTCGGCCAGTGCAACGACGCCTACAGCGCGATCCAGATCGCGGTGGCTCTGGCCAACGCCTTCGAGTGCGGGGTCAATGATCTACCGTTGAGCCTGATTTTGAGCTGGTATGAGCAGAAGGCGGTGGTGATCCTGCTGACCCTGCTGCATCTGGGCATCCAGAACATCAAGATCGGCCCGAGCCTGCCGGCCTTCGTCACCCCCAACGTGCTGAACTTCCTGGTCGAGAATTTCAACCTCGCCCCCATCAGCACTCCCGAAGAGGATCTCAGGCAGATCCTCGGCTGA
- a CDS encoding cupin domain-containing protein, translated as MKLTHLKDGQQIPINIAAHKLFGADRAEVIHLCFKPGETLAKHTNPFDVVFYVLEGTGNLEVDDQTLTAGSDTLIEVSAPEQRGWTNTGSGDLRVLVIKLL; from the coding sequence ATGAAACTCACCCATCTGAAAGACGGCCAGCAGATCCCGATCAATATTGCCGCTCACAAGCTCTTTGGTGCTGATAGGGCCGAGGTTATTCATCTTTGCTTCAAGCCGGGCGAAACCCTGGCCAAACACACCAACCCTTTCGATGTTGTCTTCTACGTCCTGGAAGGAACCGGTAACCTCGAGGTTGACGACCAGACCTTAACCGCCGGCTCCGACACCCTGATCGAAGTCTCGGCCCCGGAACAGCGCGGCTGGACCAACACCGGCAGCGGCGATCTGCGGGTGCTGGTGATCAAGTTGCTGTAG
- the htpG gene encoding molecular chaperone HtpG — translation MAEHSQPEKGNISIHTENIFPIIKKWLYSEKEIFLRELISNAVDAITKLQHVNVIEGLQLSEDYFVDITVDKDAGTISVKDNGIGMTADEIRRYINQVAFSSAEEFVEKFKDLKDKNQIIGHFGLGFYSSFMVADRVEIRSLSYQEGAVGAHWTCEGTTTYELEEIDRKDRGTEVTLHLEADEKEFLDPVRVREVIKRYCNFLPVKIRLAGDVVNDSNPLWTQSATEVTEEQYKEFYKKLYPFADDPLFWIHLNVDFPFNLKGIVYFPKLTTEFDVAKSHIKLYCNQVFVSDNCPELIPEFLTPLQGCLDAPDLPLNVSRSYLQNEPQVRKIREVITSRVAGKITDLARQDREAFGKIWENIHTFVKFGMMRDDKFFDKVKDQVIYRSTAEAKYTTLPEYLERAREKHDKKVYYANDEAAQATYLKLFKSQGIEVIFLDTMIDSHFIQFLEMKNSDVKFERVDSDVTENLIEEKRKIELAGPDEQKQQSEQAKSLFEKTLKATGLTIRVENLKDASVPGMILLSEQTRRFKEMTRMMSKEGELGDMFAEHTLMVNLKSPVVQNILNLDKAGRCDDAAMLIEQIYDLSMLTHKAFDKEHMEAFLERSNKILEKLGGMG, via the coding sequence ATGGCCGAACACAGCCAGCCGGAAAAGGGCAACATTTCCATTCATACAGAGAATATTTTCCCCATTATCAAGAAGTGGCTCTACAGCGAAAAGGAGATCTTCCTGCGGGAGCTGATTTCCAATGCCGTCGATGCCATCACCAAACTGCAGCACGTCAATGTCATCGAGGGGCTGCAGTTGTCCGAGGATTATTTTGTCGACATCACCGTCGACAAGGATGCCGGCACCATTAGCGTCAAGGACAACGGCATCGGCATGACCGCCGACGAAATCCGCCGTTATATCAACCAGGTGGCGTTTTCTTCCGCCGAGGAATTCGTCGAGAAGTTCAAGGACCTCAAGGACAAGAACCAGATCATCGGCCATTTCGGTCTCGGCTTCTACTCCTCCTTTATGGTCGCCGACCGGGTGGAGATCCGCTCCCTGTCTTATCAGGAAGGGGCCGTCGGTGCCCACTGGACCTGCGAAGGGACCACCACCTACGAACTGGAGGAGATCGACAGGAAGGATCGCGGCACCGAGGTGACCCTCCATCTGGAAGCCGATGAAAAGGAGTTCCTCGATCCGGTGCGGGTGCGGGAGGTCATCAAGCGTTACTGCAACTTCCTGCCGGTAAAGATCCGCCTGGCGGGCGACGTGGTCAACGACAGCAATCCTCTCTGGACCCAAAGCGCGACCGAGGTCACCGAGGAGCAGTACAAGGAGTTCTACAAGAAGCTCTATCCCTTTGCCGACGATCCTCTGTTCTGGATTCATCTCAACGTCGATTTTCCCTTTAATCTCAAGGGGATTGTCTACTTCCCGAAACTGACCACCGAATTCGACGTGGCCAAGAGCCACATCAAGCTGTACTGCAACCAGGTGTTCGTCTCCGACAACTGCCCGGAGCTGATCCCCGAATTCCTCACCCCCCTGCAGGGGTGCCTCGACGCTCCCGATCTGCCCCTTAACGTCTCCCGCAGCTACCTGCAGAACGAGCCTCAGGTGCGCAAGATCCGCGAGGTCATCACCAGCCGGGTGGCGGGCAAAATCACCGACCTGGCGCGGCAGGACCGGGAGGCCTTCGGCAAGATCTGGGAAAACATTCATACCTTCGTCAAATTCGGCATGATGCGGGACGACAAGTTCTTCGACAAGGTCAAGGACCAGGTCATCTACCGCTCCACGGCAGAAGCGAAATACACCACCTTGCCCGAGTACCTGGAGCGGGCCAGGGAAAAGCACGACAAGAAGGTCTACTACGCCAATGACGAGGCCGCTCAGGCGACCTATCTCAAGCTGTTCAAGAGCCAGGGCATCGAGGTGATCTTCCTCGACACCATGATCGACAGCCACTTCATCCAGTTTCTGGAGATGAAGAACAGCGATGTGAAATTCGAGCGCGTCGACTCCGACGTCACCGAGAACCTGATCGAGGAGAAGCGGAAGATCGAGCTGGCCGGTCCCGACGAGCAGAAACAGCAGTCCGAGCAGGCGAAGAGCCTGTTCGAAAAGACGCTCAAGGCCACCGGTCTGACCATCCGGGTGGAAAACCTGAAGGACGCCTCTGTGCCCGGCATGATCCTGCTCTCCGAGCAGACCCGGCGCTTCAAGGAGATGACCCGGATGATGAGCAAGGAAGGGGAGCTGGGGGACATGTTCGCCGAGCATACCCTGATGGTCAACCTCAAGAGCCCGGTGGTGCAGAATATCCTCAACCTCGACAAGGCCGGACGCTGCGATGACGCCGCCATGCTCATCGAACAGATCTACGACCTGTCCATGCTCACTCACAAGGCCTTCGACAAGGAGCACATGGAGGCGTTTCTGGAGCGGAGCAACAAGATTCTGGAGAAACTGGGCGGGATGGGCTGA